In Microbacterium sp. SLBN-146, one genomic interval encodes:
- a CDS encoding response regulator, with protein sequence MTDSTIRVVLVDDDPAVLRLHSSYLAGLEGFVLVGTARTGRAGAELATTSGVDLVLLDMNLPDFSGIEVLHRIRMLRDWEVDVFVISSARDAFTIRQAAAAHVAGYLVKPFTREAFADRLGEYRRARGDRPREVSVGLAQGEIDGLVGLAGLAGLAPQARTDPAAASPEALPKGLSLATLQLILAALHPSTPISVRAIADASGASRATVRRYLDHLIARGLVTTSHRFGARGRPEVLYRRAPG encoded by the coding sequence ATGACGGATTCCACCATCCGGGTCGTGCTCGTCGACGACGACCCCGCCGTCCTGAGGCTCCACTCGTCCTACCTCGCGGGGCTCGAAGGGTTCGTGCTCGTCGGGACCGCCCGGACGGGGCGCGCGGGAGCGGAACTCGCGACGACGAGCGGCGTCGATCTCGTCCTCCTCGACATGAATCTCCCCGACTTCAGCGGCATCGAGGTGCTCCACCGCATACGGATGCTGCGCGACTGGGAGGTCGACGTCTTCGTCATCAGCTCCGCACGCGACGCCTTCACGATCCGCCAGGCCGCCGCCGCGCACGTCGCGGGCTACCTCGTGAAGCCCTTCACCCGTGAAGCGTTCGCGGACCGCCTCGGCGAGTATCGCCGCGCGCGGGGCGACCGCCCGCGCGAAGTCAGCGTCGGGTTGGCGCAGGGCGAGATCGACGGACTCGTCGGCCTCGCCGGACTCGCCGGACTCGCGCCTCAAGCTCGCACGGATCCGGCTGCGGCGAGTCCGGAAGCCCTCCCCAAAGGACTCTCCCTCGCGACCCTCCAGCTCATCCTCGCCGCGTTGCACCCGTCGACGCCGATCAGCGTGCGAGCGATCGCCGACGCCTCGGGCGCGTCGCGCGCGACCGTCCGTCGATACCTCGACCACCTCATCGCGCGCGGCCTCGTCACGACGTCGCATCGCTTCGGCGCGCGCGGACGACCCGAGGTGCTCTACCGCCGCGCCCCGGGGTGA
- a CDS encoding GNAT family N-acetyltransferase: MPRQIDDAILRTAQPGDEAGILSCIHGLAEYEREPDAVENTVEMLTETLFGEAPAAFAHVVERDGAIVGIALWFLTYSTWTGRHGIWLEDLFVDESQRGRSYGRALIGSLAQVCLERGYSRLEWTVLDWNELAIGFYRSIGATPMDEWTTQRLTGDALERFARSAG, from the coding sequence ATGCCCCGCCAGATCGACGACGCCATTCTCCGTACCGCGCAGCCGGGCGACGAAGCCGGCATCCTCTCCTGTATCCACGGCCTCGCCGAGTACGAACGCGAACCCGACGCCGTCGAGAACACGGTCGAGATGCTCACCGAGACGCTCTTCGGTGAGGCCCCCGCGGCGTTCGCGCACGTCGTCGAGCGCGACGGTGCGATCGTGGGGATCGCCCTGTGGTTCCTGACGTATTCGACCTGGACGGGTCGACACGGCATCTGGCTCGAGGACCTCTTCGTCGATGAGAGTCAGCGCGGCCGCAGCTACGGTCGGGCGCTCATCGGTTCTCTTGCCCAGGTGTGCCTCGAGCGGGGCTACTCTCGCCTCGAATGGACCGTGCTCGACTGGAACGAGCTCGCGATCGGCTTCTACCGCTCCATCGGGGCGACGCCCATGGACGAATGGACGACGCAGCGTCTCACGGGCGACGCGCTGGAACGATTCGCCCGCAGCGCGGGATAG
- a CDS encoding ATP-binding protein, whose amino-acid sequence MTTPAASSPPTRTRLAMLLVVQFAVVLVCVLVTTVIAIAVQERSIRSATAERVLDVSESLAGLAQVKSAVQGDRDAAMRELQPLADLIEEAAGVDYVVVTDAAGIRLTHPTPSERGLPVSTDPSEVLAGETFVGTEIGTLGPTLRAKVPVVDGSTIVGTASVGILESDISTAFDAAVRGLLPWVVGSLVVGFGLSGVITAFVGRRLRRLERGVRELETQRLIAAALRDQTHEFHTRLHVIRGLVADGETTEALEYIGGIVPVDSSGGPSADGHGVFSPRLLSLDDPALRALLDGLSADATARGVRLDVDPASSAPRGILDDGDFSVIANLCRNALEAVSPEGRVQVFVGADEHGIVIDVSDDGPGIEPSDLARIFQRGVSSKSGGDRGVGLDLVRRHVRARSGDVTVGTSDLGGARFTVEMPAPGVRR is encoded by the coding sequence ATGACGACGCCCGCCGCATCGAGTCCGCCGACGCGGACGCGCCTGGCGATGCTCCTCGTCGTCCAGTTCGCCGTCGTCCTCGTGTGCGTCCTCGTCACAACCGTCATCGCGATCGCCGTGCAGGAGCGCAGCATCCGTTCGGCGACGGCCGAGCGCGTCCTCGACGTGTCGGAGAGCCTCGCCGGTCTCGCGCAGGTGAAGTCCGCCGTGCAAGGCGACAGGGATGCCGCGATGCGCGAACTGCAGCCGCTCGCCGACCTCATCGAAGAGGCGGCCGGCGTCGACTACGTCGTCGTGACGGATGCCGCGGGCATCCGACTCACTCACCCGACACCGTCCGAGCGCGGGCTCCCGGTATCGACCGATCCGAGCGAGGTGCTCGCCGGCGAGACCTTCGTGGGCACAGAGATCGGCACGCTCGGGCCCACGCTGCGGGCGAAGGTGCCCGTCGTCGACGGTTCGACCATCGTCGGAACCGCCTCTGTCGGCATCCTCGAGAGCGACATCTCCACTGCCTTCGACGCCGCCGTCCGCGGGCTGTTGCCCTGGGTCGTCGGCTCGCTCGTCGTCGGCTTCGGGCTGAGCGGCGTGATCACGGCGTTCGTCGGGCGTCGGCTGCGGCGGCTCGAGCGCGGCGTCCGAGAACTCGAGACGCAGCGGCTCATCGCGGCGGCTCTGCGCGACCAGACGCACGAGTTCCACACGCGTCTTCACGTCATCCGCGGCCTCGTCGCCGACGGCGAGACGACCGAGGCACTCGAGTACATCGGCGGAATCGTGCCAGTCGACTCGTCAGGAGGCCCTTCCGCCGACGGGCACGGCGTCTTCTCGCCCCGCCTCCTCTCCCTCGACGACCCCGCGCTTCGCGCCCTCCTCGACGGCCTCAGCGCCGACGCGACGGCTCGCGGGGTGCGCCTGGACGTCGATCCCGCGTCGTCCGCTCCGAGGGGCATCCTCGACGACGGGGATTTCAGCGTCATCGCGAACCTCTGCCGCAACGCGCTCGAGGCCGTCTCCCCGGAAGGTCGCGTGCAGGTCTTCGTGGGTGCTGACGAACACGGCATCGTGATCGACGTCTCGGACGATGGACCGGGGATCGAGCCCTCCGACCTCGCGCGGATCTTCCAGCGCGGAGTGTCGAGCAAGTCGGGCGGCGACCGCGGTGTCGGGCTCGATCTCGTTCGACGTCACGTGCGCGCGCGATCCGGCGACGTCACGGTGGGGACGTCTGACCTCGGCGGTGCGCGATTCACCGTCGAGATGCCCGCGCCGGGGGTGAGGCGATGA
- a CDS encoding bifunctional nuclease family protein has translation MPQVRIAGVALDESGQHVLLLKPIDQLPGAGRMLPIWVGALEATSILIAIEGAATPRPLAHDLMKEMLATLEATLERAEVTRIDDGTYYAELTLATPHGIRTIDARPSDAIALAARVNAPMWVSDSVMEDAGVPDLMADETETEESVEEFTRFLNEVDPDDFRG, from the coding sequence ATGCCCCAGGTCCGCATCGCCGGAGTGGCGCTCGACGAGTCCGGCCAGCACGTTCTGCTGCTGAAGCCCATCGACCAGCTTCCGGGCGCGGGACGTATGCTCCCGATCTGGGTCGGCGCCCTCGAGGCGACCTCGATCCTCATCGCGATCGAAGGTGCTGCGACGCCCCGTCCCCTCGCGCACGACCTCATGAAGGAGATGCTGGCGACGCTCGAGGCGACACTCGAGCGCGCAGAGGTGACGCGCATCGACGATGGGACGTACTACGCCGAGCTGACGCTCGCGACGCCGCACGGCATCCGCACGATCGACGCCCGTCCCTCGGATGCCATCGCCCTGGCCGCGCGGGTCAACGCGCCGATGTGGGTCTCGGACAGTGTCATGGAGGATGCTGGTGTGCCCGACCTCATGGCGGACGAGACCGAGACCGAGGAGAGCGTCGAGGAGTTCACGCGCTTCCTGAACGAGGTCGACCCCGACGACTTCCGCGGCTGA